A window of the Vibrio ostreae genome harbors these coding sequences:
- a CDS encoding DNA repair protein encodes MNIGLIIALIAILLVLVLGYNIMLQYKVKVETAKKQESSRYLTIIDATEDLIGNAHHLPYSKELLVCLNNRILDALQNMYELDPKNKQLAQRIENMKEQINNLQQNHSGSESTTFKVPSSDKQAIVMLKLVKRLRDTIRSEHNKGRFETQAYVAENARLETIQIRINIENVIKRANDSIVRGQPGTAVQLLRKGLDVLSSKSDSYSVQAREKLQTMYDDLEKRRQSKNAADLEKKEESERQHDMDMLFGEKKKW; translated from the coding sequence ATGAATATCGGTTTAATTATCGCTCTGATTGCCATCTTATTGGTGCTGGTTTTGGGCTATAACATCATGCTTCAGTACAAAGTCAAAGTTGAAACCGCGAAGAAGCAAGAGTCATCCCGTTACCTGACCATCATCGATGCCACTGAGGATCTCATCGGTAATGCGCACCATTTGCCCTACAGCAAAGAGTTATTGGTGTGCCTTAACAACCGGATTCTCGACGCACTGCAAAACATGTACGAACTCGACCCGAAGAACAAGCAACTGGCGCAGCGCATCGAGAACATGAAGGAGCAGATCAACAATCTGCAGCAAAATCATTCCGGCAGTGAGAGTACAACCTTTAAAGTGCCAAGCAGCGATAAACAGGCGATTGTGATGCTCAAACTGGTGAAGCGTCTGCGCGATACTATTCGCAGTGAACACAATAAAGGCCGTTTTGAAACCCAGGCCTATGTGGCAGAAAATGCACGCCTGGAGACCATTCAAATTCGCATCAACATCGAGAACGTGATTAAACGCGCCAACGACTCGATTGTGCGTGGTCAGCCAGGAACAGCAGTACAACTGCTGCGCAAAGGCCTTGATGTTCTGAGTTCGAAGAGCGACAGCTACTCGGTACAGGCTCGGGAAAAGCTGCAAACCATGTACGACGATCTCGAAAAACGTCGCCAGAGCAAAAATGCGGCGGATTTGGAGAAGAAAGAAGAAAGCGAACGCCAGCACGACATGGACATGCTCTTTGGCGAAAAGAAAAAATGGTAA
- the ihfB gene encoding integration host factor subunit beta — protein MTKSELIERLCAEQTHLSAKEIEDAVKDILEHMAKTLEDGERIEIRGFGSFSLHYREPRVGRNPKTGEKVELEGKYVPHFKPGKELRERVNEAI, from the coding sequence ATGACTAAGTCTGAATTAATTGAAAGACTCTGTGCCGAGCAAACCCACTTATCTGCGAAAGAGATCGAAGACGCGGTGAAGGACATTCTTGAGCACATGGCGAAAACCTTAGAAGATGGGGAACGCATCGAAATTCGTGGTTTCGGTAGTTTCTCTTTGCACTATCGTGAGCCTCGAGTCGGACGTAATCCGAAAACCGGTGAGAAGGTGGAATTGGAAGGTAAGTACGTTCCTCATTTCAAACCAGGTAAAGAGCTTCGTGAGCGTGTAAACGAAGCTATCTGA
- the cysB gene encoding HTH-type transcriptional regulator CysB, whose product MKLQQLKYIVEVVNHNLNVSATAESLYTSQPGISKQVRLLEDELGIQIFERSGKHLTQVTQAGEDIVRIATEILSRVESIKSVAGEHTHPEMGTLNIATTHTQARYALPGVIKGFTARYPKVSLHLHQGSPAQMSEAIVKGSANFAIATEAMHLYQDAIMLPCYHWNRAIVVSKDHPLAKKELVSVADLAAYPLVTYVFGFSGRSELDAAFHRFGLSPRVVFTATDADVIKTYVRMGIGVGLIASMAVDKEQDKDLVAIDASHIFGPSVTSIGFRRGTFLRSYMFDFMERFAPHLTRPVVEQAISLKSGAEIEEMFRDIDLPVR is encoded by the coding sequence ATGAAGTTGCAGCAGTTGAAATACATTGTTGAAGTGGTCAATCACAATCTGAACGTATCAGCTACCGCCGAAAGTCTTTATACCTCTCAGCCCGGCATCAGTAAGCAAGTTCGCTTGCTGGAAGATGAACTGGGTATCCAGATTTTTGAACGCAGTGGTAAGCACCTGACTCAGGTAACCCAGGCCGGCGAAGATATTGTCAGAATCGCAACTGAGATTTTGTCGCGGGTGGAAAGTATTAAATCGGTGGCCGGTGAACACACCCATCCTGAAATGGGTACCTTAAATATTGCCACCACCCACACTCAGGCCCGTTATGCGCTGCCGGGCGTCATCAAGGGGTTCACTGCCCGCTATCCGAAAGTCTCGCTGCATCTTCATCAGGGCAGTCCGGCGCAGATGTCAGAAGCGATAGTCAAAGGCAGCGCCAATTTTGCCATTGCGACCGAGGCCATGCACCTGTATCAGGATGCCATTATGTTGCCTTGTTATCATTGGAATCGTGCGATTGTGGTCAGCAAAGACCATCCTTTAGCAAAGAAGGAGCTGGTCAGTGTCGCTGATCTGGCCGCTTACCCGCTGGTGACTTATGTGTTCGGCTTTTCCGGCCGCTCAGAGCTGGATGCCGCGTTTCACCGTTTTGGTCTCAGTCCGCGGGTCGTGTTCACGGCCACCGATGCTGACGTGATTAAAACCTATGTCCGCATGGGGATTGGTGTCGGCCTGATTGCCAGTATGGCCGTGGACAAAGAGCAGGACAAAGATCTGGTTGCGATTGATGCCAGCCATATCTTCGGTCCGAGCGTAACCAGTATCGGTTTTCGTCGCGGTACTTTCCTGCGTTCTTATATGTTTGATTTTATGGAGCGTTTTGCCCCTCATCTGACTCGTCCTGTGGTTGAACAAGCCATTTCACTTAAATCGGGTGCCGAGATTGAAGAGATGTTCCGCGACATCGACCTGCCGGTACGTTGA
- a CDS encoding methyltransferase codes for MQTLFQQLDTFLTHTQNYWRFEPFHHSAEPALPWSEPKLKEWLLGLSERQIETFKAQPDTLIEQLAPFIANLTDFHTLTALHKIQHSAPELTAIEQGVPGRKYDQVRLMGGAALAHHHGSEWLEWCSGKGYLGRVLAQNSQQRVTSFEFQQALCESGQADADALQLEMHFIQGDAFDGASQAVFHRQQHAVALHACGDLHVRLMQYASRASLSAITLSPCCYHLIEDETYQPLSQFARNSALHLSRSELRIPLQETVTGGERVRRHRFAEMSYRLGLDELLRYELSMEQYLPVPSIKKSQLSAGFEAFCQWAAQQKQLSLPEVDYAGYQQRGEQRFWLMERLSLVQQGFRRLLEMWLVLDKALYLNEQGYQVTLSEFCDRATTPRNILIHAVKSG; via the coding sequence ATGCAAACTCTATTTCAACAGCTCGATACCTTTCTGACTCATACCCAGAATTACTGGCGTTTCGAGCCATTTCATCACAGTGCAGAGCCTGCACTGCCGTGGTCAGAGCCAAAGCTGAAAGAGTGGTTACTTGGCCTCTCTGAGCGCCAGATAGAGACGTTCAAAGCGCAGCCGGATACGCTGATTGAGCAACTGGCGCCGTTTATTGCCAATCTTACTGATTTCCATACTTTGACGGCACTGCACAAGATTCAGCACAGTGCGCCCGAGCTGACCGCTATTGAGCAGGGTGTTCCGGGCCGTAAATACGATCAGGTTCGGTTAATGGGCGGGGCAGCGTTAGCACACCATCACGGTAGTGAGTGGCTGGAGTGGTGTTCCGGTAAAGGTTATCTGGGCCGGGTGCTGGCACAAAACAGTCAGCAGCGCGTGACCAGTTTTGAGTTTCAGCAAGCGCTGTGTGAGAGTGGTCAGGCAGACGCGGACGCACTGCAACTGGAGATGCACTTTATTCAGGGCGATGCGTTTGATGGCGCGAGTCAGGCCGTTTTTCATCGGCAGCAGCACGCGGTGGCGTTGCACGCCTGCGGCGATCTGCATGTTCGTCTGATGCAATATGCCAGCCGGGCATCACTGAGTGCGATTACCTTATCCCCGTGCTGTTACCATTTGATTGAAGATGAAACGTATCAGCCACTATCACAATTCGCCCGGAATTCAGCTCTGCATCTTTCACGGAGCGAATTGCGTATTCCGCTTCAGGAAACGGTCACTGGAGGCGAACGGGTACGACGTCACCGTTTTGCTGAGATGAGTTATCGGCTCGGACTGGATGAACTGCTCAGGTATGAACTGAGCATGGAGCAATACCTGCCTGTGCCGAGCATTAAAAAATCTCAGTTGAGTGCAGGCTTTGAAGCTTTCTGCCAGTGGGCGGCGCAGCAAAAACAGCTTAGTTTGCCTGAGGTCGATTATGCGGGCTATCAGCAGCGTGGTGAGCAGCGCTTTTGGTTAATGGAACGACTGAGTCTGGTTCAGCAGGGATTCAGACGTTTGCTGGAAATGTGGTTAGTGCTGGATAAAGCGCTTTACCTGAACGAGCAAGGTTACCAGGTAACCCTGAGCGAATTCTGCGACCGGGCCACAACGCCGCGTAATATCCTGATCCATGCCGTTAAGTCCGGGTAA
- a CDS encoding ComEA family DNA-binding protein: MKLKSLLLSALLALSWPAANALAAAEENPVQAETSQGIEITVNVNSASAEEIATLLSGIGLKKAQAIVDYRQANGQFQTKQDLTKVKGIGEATVAKNEARILL; this comes from the coding sequence ATGAAACTTAAATCTTTACTGTTGTCTGCCTTACTGGCGTTGAGCTGGCCTGCTGCGAATGCATTGGCTGCCGCAGAAGAGAATCCGGTGCAAGCCGAAACGTCACAGGGTATCGAAATCACGGTGAATGTTAACTCAGCTTCTGCCGAAGAGATCGCGACGCTGTTGTCCGGGATAGGGCTGAAAAAAGCGCAAGCCATTGTTGATTACCGACAGGCTAACGGACAGTTCCAAACCAAGCAGGATCTGACCAAGGTTAAGGGGATAGGGGAGGCCACCGTGGCGAAAAACGAAGCGCGCATTCTGCTCTAG
- the cmk gene encoding (d)CMP kinase, translated as MSSQTPVITVDGPSGAGKGTLCMLLANKLGFHLLDSGAIYRVLALAAIHHGVDIESEDALVPLATHLDVQFIAEGDLVKVILEGEDVSKELRKEETGMAASRVAALPRVREALLRRQRAFADEKGLVADGRDMGTVVFPQAEVKIFLDASAEERARRRFKQLQLKGLDVKFDALLSEIQERDDRDRNRPVAPLRPAEDALLLDSTEMSIDEVVEKALQYIESKLAE; from the coding sequence ATGTCCTCTCAAACACCGGTGATTACCGTTGATGGACCAAGCGGAGCGGGTAAAGGTACGCTTTGCATGCTGTTGGCTAACAAACTCGGTTTTCATCTTTTAGATTCTGGTGCCATTTATCGTGTGCTGGCTCTGGCTGCCATTCATCACGGTGTCGATATCGAATCAGAAGATGCACTTGTGCCGCTGGCAACGCACCTCGATGTCCAGTTTATTGCGGAAGGCGATCTCGTCAAAGTGATTCTGGAAGGCGAGGATGTGTCGAAAGAGCTGCGCAAAGAAGAAACCGGAATGGCAGCCTCAAGAGTCGCTGCTTTACCACGTGTTCGTGAAGCATTGTTGCGCCGTCAACGTGCATTTGCCGATGAAAAAGGTCTGGTTGCGGATGGCCGCGATATGGGAACGGTTGTCTTCCCGCAGGCTGAAGTGAAAATTTTCTTGGACGCCAGTGCCGAAGAGCGTGCACGTCGTCGATTCAAGCAGTTGCAACTGAAAGGGCTTGATGTTAAATTTGACGCCCTTTTAAGCGAAATCCAAGAGCGTGACGATCGTGATCGTAACCGCCCAGTGGCTCCATTACGCCCTGCAGAGGATGCGCTGTTGCTTGATTCTACCGAAATGTCTATCGACGAAGTGGTAGAAAAGGCACTACAATATATCGAATCGAAGCTGGCGGAATAA
- a CDS encoding LapA family protein, producing MKIIKIVVLLALFLIALALGSQNQEIVTFNYLLAQGEFHLSTLLGSVFVVGFLIAWLIFGSMHLKSQLEIRKLNRKLKKQSSANDVSEQKANIE from the coding sequence ATGAAAATAATAAAAATCGTGGTGTTACTTGCTCTCTTCCTGATTGCGTTGGCATTAGGCTCGCAGAATCAGGAGATAGTGACTTTCAATTATCTGCTGGCACAGGGCGAGTTCCATTTATCTACCCTTCTGGGTTCAGTGTTTGTGGTTGGTTTTCTGATTGCCTGGCTCATTTTTGGCAGCATGCATTTAAAATCACAACTTGAAATTCGCAAGCTAAACAGAAAGCTGAAAAAACAGTCATCGGCCAACGACGTTTCAGAGCAGAAAGCGAATATCGAATAA
- the lrp gene encoding leucine-responsive transcriptional regulator Lrp, whose protein sequence is MADNYKRPSKDLDRIDRNILNELQKDGRISNVELSKRVGLSPTPCLERVRRLERQGYITGYTALLNPQYLDASLLVFVEITLNRGAPDVFEQFNTAVQKLDDIQECHLVSGDFDYLLKTRVSDMGAYRKLLGDTLLRLPGVNDTRTYVVMEEVKQTNQLVIKTR, encoded by the coding sequence ATGGCAGACAACTATAAAAGGCCGTCCAAGGATCTAGACCGTATCGATCGCAATATTTTGAATGAATTGCAGAAAGACGGTCGCATTTCGAACGTTGAATTGTCTAAACGTGTTGGTCTTTCGCCAACACCCTGTTTAGAACGCGTTCGTCGTTTAGAACGTCAGGGTTATATTACGGGCTACACAGCATTGCTGAATCCGCAATATCTTGATGCTTCGCTTTTGGTGTTTGTCGAAATTACGCTGAACCGTGGTGCTCCGGATGTATTTGAACAGTTTAATACTGCGGTTCAAAAACTGGATGATATTCAGGAATGCCACCTCGTATCGGGTGATTTCGACTACTTGCTCAAGACTCGCGTATCCGACATGGGCGCGTATCGTAAACTGCTGGGTGATACGCTGCTGCGTTTGCCGGGTGTAAACGACACGCGTACGTACGTGGTTATGGAAGAAGTGAAGCAGACTAACCAGCTTGTTATCAAGACCCGCTAA
- the lapB gene encoding lipopolysaccharide assembly protein LapB — MLEILFLLLPIAAAYGWYMGNRSAQQDKQKHSHQISRQYVTGLNLLLSDQSDKAVDHFIELLQVDNETIDTHLALGNLFRSRGEVDRAIRIHQNLISRSGLTIDQKNLALQQLAKDYMVSGFLDRAEKIFEQLVDEPEHRESALQQLASIYQQTREWHKAIDAAQALVKMGRKRMKTSIAHYWCELAMLEKADSNNSKAINLFKKALQEDPKCVRASISLGKLHLENEEYDKTIQYMEKVLEQDIDFIGEVLPTLAECYHHLGREQELVQFLRECISNKAGVSAELMLAQLVAQHEGVASAQELLTRQLVKNPTMKGFYRLIDYHIAEAEEGRAKASLSTLQKLVGEQLKVKPHYRCRRCGFSTHSLYWHCPSCKGWGSIKPIRGLDGE; from the coding sequence ATGTTAGAAATCCTCTTCTTGTTATTGCCAATTGCTGCCGCTTACGGGTGGTATATGGGTAATCGTAGTGCCCAGCAAGACAAGCAGAAACATTCCCACCAAATTTCCCGTCAGTACGTGACGGGTCTTAACTTGCTGTTGTCTGATCAGTCAGACAAAGCGGTTGATCACTTTATTGAACTGTTGCAAGTCGACAATGAAACCATTGATACCCACCTGGCGTTGGGTAACCTGTTTCGTTCGCGCGGCGAAGTGGATCGCGCTATCCGCATCCACCAGAATCTTATCTCCCGCTCCGGGCTGACCATAGACCAGAAAAATCTGGCGCTGCAGCAACTGGCTAAAGATTACATGGTGTCCGGTTTTCTGGATCGGGCTGAGAAAATCTTTGAGCAGTTGGTCGATGAGCCGGAACATCGTGAGTCGGCGCTGCAGCAACTGGCGTCTATCTACCAGCAAACCCGTGAATGGCATAAAGCTATTGATGCCGCGCAGGCACTGGTCAAGATGGGCCGTAAACGGATGAAAACCAGCATTGCCCATTACTGGTGTGAGCTGGCCATGCTGGAAAAAGCAGACAGCAATAACAGCAAAGCGATTAACCTGTTTAAAAAGGCCTTGCAGGAAGATCCTAAATGCGTGCGAGCCAGCATCTCTCTGGGTAAGCTGCATCTCGAGAATGAAGAGTATGACAAAACCATTCAATACATGGAAAAGGTACTCGAACAGGATATCGATTTCATTGGTGAAGTCCTGCCGACACTGGCGGAATGCTATCACCACCTCGGCCGTGAGCAGGAACTGGTTCAGTTTCTGCGTGAATGTATCTCCAACAAGGCAGGGGTATCTGCGGAGCTGATGCTGGCTCAACTGGTCGCGCAACATGAAGGCGTGGCTTCAGCACAGGAGCTATTAACCCGTCAGCTGGTTAAAAACCCGACCATGAAAGGCTTTTATCGCCTGATCGATTACCATATTGCCGAAGCGGAAGAGGGCCGTGCCAAGGCCAGTTTGTCGACTTTGCAAAAGTTGGTTGGTGAGCAGCTCAAAGTCAAACCGCATTATCGTTGCCGCCGCTGCGGTTTTTCTACCCATTCACTATACTGGCACTGTCCTTCATGTAAGGGGTGGGGTTCGATCAAGCCGATTCGAGGCTTGGACGGAGAATAA
- the rpsA gene encoding 30S ribosomal protein S1, with amino-acid sequence MTESFAQLFEEFLNETEFQQGTIVKGTVVAIENGYVLVDAGLKSESAIPAEQFKNAAGELEVEVGSEVDVALDAVEDGFGETQLSREKAKRHEAWIVLEKAYEEAETVVGIINGKVKGGFTVELNGIRAFLPGSLVDVRPIRDTAHLENKELEFKVIKLDQKRNNVVVSRRAVIESENSVERDELLETLQEGTEVKGIVKNLTDYGAFVDLGGVDGLLHITDMAWKRVKHPSEIVNVGDEITVKVLKFDRERTRVSLGLKQLGEDPWVAIAKRYPEGHKLTGRVTNLTDYGCFVEIEEGVEGLVHVSEMDWTNKNIHPSKVVNVGDEVEVMVLDIDEERRRISLGLKQCKANPWQSFAELQAKGDKVTGKIKSITDFGIFIGLDGGIDGLVHLSDISWNVPGEEAVREYKKGDEISAVVLAVDAERERISLGVKQMENDPFNAYVADNKKGVLVNGTVTAVDAKGATIELEDGVEGYIRASEVSRDRVEDATLILNVGDSVEAKFTGVDRKNRVINLSIKAKDEAEEQEAMASINKQDDGAFGNAMADAFKAAKGE; translated from the coding sequence ATGACTGAATCTTTTGCTCAACTCTTTGAAGAGTTTCTAAACGAGACTGAATTCCAACAAGGTACTATCGTTAAAGGTACTGTAGTTGCTATCGAAAACGGCTACGTACTGGTTGACGCTGGTCTTAAGTCTGAGTCTGCAATCCCTGCTGAACAGTTCAAGAACGCTGCTGGCGAACTTGAAGTTGAAGTTGGTTCTGAAGTAGACGTAGCACTTGACGCGGTTGAAGACGGTTTCGGTGAAACTCAACTTTCTCGTGAGAAAGCGAAACGTCACGAAGCTTGGATCGTTCTTGAGAAAGCTTACGAAGAAGCTGAAACTGTTGTTGGTATCATCAACGGTAAAGTTAAAGGCGGTTTCACTGTTGAACTGAACGGTATCCGTGCATTCCTGCCAGGTTCACTGGTTGATGTACGTCCTATCCGTGACACTGCTCACCTGGAAAACAAAGAGCTAGAGTTCAAAGTAATCAAGCTGGACCAGAAGCGTAACAACGTCGTTGTTTCTCGTCGTGCTGTTATCGAATCTGAAAACAGCGTTGAGCGTGACGAACTTCTTGAGACTCTGCAAGAAGGTACTGAAGTTAAAGGTATCGTTAAGAACCTTACTGACTACGGTGCATTCGTTGACCTTGGTGGTGTTGACGGTCTTCTGCACATCACTGACATGGCTTGGAAACGCGTTAAGCACCCATCTGAGATCGTTAACGTTGGTGATGAAATCACAGTTAAAGTTCTTAAGTTCGACCGTGAGCGTACTCGCGTATCACTAGGTCTGAAACAGCTGGGTGAAGATCCATGGGTAGCAATCGCTAAGCGTTACCCAGAAGGTCACAAACTGACTGGTCGTGTTACTAACCTGACTGATTACGGCTGCTTCGTTGAAATCGAAGAAGGCGTTGAAGGTCTGGTACACGTTTCTGAAATGGACTGGACTAACAAGAACATCCACCCATCTAAAGTTGTTAATGTTGGCGACGAAGTTGAGGTTATGGTTCTGGATATCGACGAAGAACGTCGTCGTATCTCTCTAGGCCTGAAACAGTGTAAAGCTAACCCATGGCAGTCATTCGCTGAGCTACAAGCTAAAGGCGACAAAGTAACTGGTAAGATCAAGTCTATCACTGACTTCGGTATCTTCATCGGTCTTGACGGCGGCATCGACGGTCTGGTTCACCTGTCTGACATCTCTTGGAACGTTCCAGGTGAAGAAGCAGTACGTGAATACAAGAAAGGCGACGAAATCTCTGCAGTAGTTCTAGCAGTAGACGCAGAGCGTGAGCGCATTTCTCTGGGCGTTAAGCAAATGGAAAATGACCCATTCAACGCTTACGTTGCAGACAACAAGAAAGGTGTTCTGGTTAACGGTACTGTAACTGCAGTTGACGCGAAAGGCGCAACTATCGAGCTGGAAGACGGCGTTGAAGGTTACATCCGTGCATCTGAAGTTTCTCGTGACCGCGTAGAAGATGCGACTCTGATCCTGAACGTTGGTGACAGCGTTGAAGCGAAATTTACTGGTGTTGACCGTAAGAACCGCGTAATCAACCTGTCTATCAAAGCGAAAGACGAAGCTGAAGAGCAAGAAGCAATGGCATCTATCAACAAGCAAGATGACGGCGCATTCGGTAACGCAATGGCTGACGCTTTCAAAGCAGCTAAAGGCGAATAA
- the pyrF gene encoding orotidine-5'-phosphate decarboxylase, with protein sequence MNDQKVIVALDYDNQADALAFVDKIDPASCRLKVGKEMFTLFGPEFVRELHKRGFSVFLDLKFHDIPNTCSKAVRAAAELGVWMVNVHASGGERMMTASREILEPYGKDRPLLIAVTVLTSMEQSDLAGIGLDVAPAQQVMRLATLTKNAGLDGVVCSAQEASVLKQGLGKEFKLVTPGIRPAGSEAGDQRRIMTPYEALQAGSDYLVIGRPITQATDPAKVLTAINASLV encoded by the coding sequence ATGAACGACCAGAAAGTGATCGTTGCACTGGATTATGACAACCAAGCGGATGCCCTGGCATTTGTCGACAAGATCGACCCTGCCAGTTGCCGGTTAAAAGTCGGCAAAGAGATGTTTACGCTCTTTGGTCCGGAATTCGTTCGTGAACTACACAAAAGGGGCTTTTCGGTTTTTCTGGATCTGAAATTCCACGATATCCCAAATACCTGTTCCAAAGCGGTTCGTGCTGCTGCTGAACTGGGTGTCTGGATGGTCAATGTTCACGCCAGCGGTGGGGAACGCATGATGACCGCATCACGCGAAATTCTTGAGCCCTACGGTAAAGATCGTCCGTTGCTGATCGCAGTCACTGTGCTGACCAGTATGGAACAGAGCGACCTGGCCGGGATCGGTTTGGATGTCGCACCTGCGCAGCAAGTGATGCGTCTGGCGACTCTGACCAAGAATGCGGGTCTGGATGGCGTGGTGTGTTCGGCACAGGAAGCGTCAGTGCTGAAACAGGGCCTGGGTAAAGAGTTCAAACTGGTGACTCCGGGTATTCGCCCTGCGGGCTCTGAAGCGGGTGACCAGCGCCGTATTATGACGCCATATGAAGCGCTTCAGGCGGGGTCGGATTACCTGGTTATCGGTCGTCCAATCACTCAGGCCACCGATCCGGCCAAAGTTCTGACGGCGATTAACGCCTCGCTGGTGTAA
- the ald gene encoding alanine dehydrogenase, with product MIIGVPKEIKNHEYRVGMIPASVREVLSHGHQVFVETNAGAGIGFSDDDYIAVGASILPTAADVFTQADMIVKVKEPQAVERAMLREGQILFTYLHLAPDFPQTEELIKSKAVCIAYETVTDNMGRLPLLAPMSEVAGRMSIQAGALVLEKSRGGSGLLLGGVPGVAPAKVVILGGGVVGANAARMAIGLRADVTILDRNIDVLRHLDQEFQGRANVVFSTEDAIEHHVLNADLVIGAVLIPGAAAPKLVTEQHIKAMKPGSAVVDVAIDQGGCFATSHPTTHADPTFIVDDVVHYCVANMPGAVARTSTFALNNATLPYIIKLANLGYQRALSQDPGFLKGLNVIYGKVTCQQVAENFNLDYVDPARALTMIS from the coding sequence ATGATCATTGGCGTACCGAAGGAAATCAAAAACCACGAGTATCGTGTGGGCATGATTCCGGCAAGCGTGAGAGAAGTGCTCTCACACGGCCACCAAGTGTTTGTCGAAACAAACGCCGGAGCCGGTATCGGCTTTTCAGACGATGATTACATCGCCGTAGGCGCATCCATTCTTCCTACTGCCGCCGACGTTTTCACGCAGGCAGATATGATTGTAAAGGTTAAGGAACCTCAAGCTGTCGAACGAGCTATGCTCAGAGAAGGACAAATATTATTTACTTATTTGCACCTCGCTCCAGATTTTCCACAAACTGAAGAGCTAATCAAGAGCAAAGCTGTCTGCATAGCCTACGAGACTGTAACAGATAATATGGGTCGCTTACCACTATTAGCACCAATGTCTGAAGTCGCCGGGCGCATGTCTATTCAAGCGGGTGCACTTGTACTCGAAAAATCACGCGGTGGCAGTGGATTATTACTCGGTGGCGTCCCGGGTGTCGCCCCGGCCAAAGTGGTTATTCTCGGTGGTGGCGTCGTGGGTGCCAACGCGGCGCGCATGGCCATCGGTCTGCGTGCAGATGTGACGATTCTCGACCGTAATATCGATGTATTACGCCATCTTGATCAAGAGTTCCAGGGCCGGGCCAACGTGGTTTTTTCTACTGAAGATGCCATTGAACACCATGTGCTGAATGCTGATCTGGTTATCGGTGCGGTCCTTATCCCGGGAGCGGCAGCGCCCAAACTGGTGACTGAGCAGCATATCAAGGCCATGAAGCCTGGCTCTGCGGTAGTTGATGTCGCAATCGATCAGGGCGGCTGTTTTGCCACTTCCCACCCGACCACCCATGCCGACCCGACGTTTATCGTCGATGATGTGGTGCACTATTGTGTCGCCAATATGCCCGGTGCGGTCGCGCGGACTTCAACCTTTGCCCTCAATAATGCAACCCTGCCCTATATCATCAAACTGGCTAACCTGGGTTACCAGCGTGCACTGAGCCAGGATCCCGGCTTCCTCAAAGGGTTGAATGTGATATACGGGAAAGTGACCTGTCAGCAGGTCGCCGAAAACTTTAACCTCGACTACGTAGACCCGGCACGTGCGCTGACCATGATTAGTTAA
- the miaE gene encoding tRNA isopentenyl-2-thiomethyl-A-37 hydroxylase MiaE, which yields MINTPAIEKLLEPIHQFLHCETPVEWIEEARKPDNLPVILLDHLMCELKAGQSAMYLIRKYAVDQQSQHSLLDWFKPYEDFTYRNIGSIETLKGKSQISKAIMAKSDSPYSQELIDKMVLLIKEELHHFYQVLEIMHSRGISYESIPASRYAKGLLSHMKTHEPQTLIDKLIIGAYIEARSCERFARLAPHLDDDIAKFYISLLRSEARHYQDYLSLAEQIAGTDISQRIAYFGQIEAELIRSPDSDFKFHSGKPVLN from the coding sequence ATGATAAATACCCCTGCGATTGAAAAACTTCTCGAGCCTATCCATCAGTTTCTGCATTGCGAGACCCCGGTTGAATGGATAGAGGAAGCGCGTAAGCCGGACAACCTGCCGGTCATTCTGCTTGATCACCTGATGTGTGAGCTCAAGGCAGGCCAGTCAGCCATGTATCTGATTCGTAAGTATGCGGTAGACCAACAGAGCCAGCACTCGCTGCTCGACTGGTTTAAACCTTATGAAGACTTTACCTACCGCAACATTGGCAGCATTGAGACGCTGAAAGGCAAAAGTCAGATCTCCAAGGCCATCATGGCCAAATCAGATTCGCCCTACAGCCAGGAGCTGATTGATAAGATGGTATTACTGATCAAAGAAGAATTGCACCACTTCTATCAGGTACTGGAAATCATGCACAGCAGAGGCATCAGTTACGAATCAATTCCGGCCAGCCGCTACGCCAAAGGATTGCTGTCGCATATGAAAACCCATGAGCCGCAAACCCTGATCGACAAACTGATCATCGGTGCGTACATTGAGGCCCGCTCATGCGAGCGCTTTGCGCGCCTGGCACCTCACCTCGATGATGATATCGCCAAATTTTATATCTCGTTGCTGCGCTCAGAAGCGCGTCATTATCAGGATTACCTCAGTCTGGCTGAGCAGATTGCCGGGACAGACATTTCACAGCGCATTGCCTATTTTGGCCAGATAGAAGCAGAATTGATTCGCTCGCCGGACAGTGATTTTAAATTTCACAGCGGTAAGCCAGTGTTAAACTGA